A segment of the Streptomyces sp. XD-27 genome:
TACGCGGACGGTGCATGCGGGCCGCGATGCGTACGCCGCGGTGCCCGCCGGCCGCAAGGCGTACGCGGGCGGTGCGTGCGAGCCGGGACGCGTACGCGGGCGGTGCGTGCGAGCCGCGAAGCGTACGCGGGCTACGAGAGACACGAGGGCGTGGCGAGCGTGAACCACACCCCCTTGCCCTCCCGCCCACCCACCCCGAGCGGCGCACCCGGGCTGGTCCCCCACGCGTCGGCCAGCCCATCCACCAGCCGCAACCCACGCCCGCTCTCGCGCTCCACGCACGTCGGCCGCAGCACGGGCTCGTCGCGGTTGCCGTCGTAGACGGTGATCCGCACTTCGCCGACCTCCACGGCGAGCCAGAGGAGCGACCCGAGCCCCGGGGCGTGCAGATACGCGTTGGTGGCGACTTCGGATGTACATAAGGCCGCGACGGGCGCCACATCCTCCAACCGCAGTCGCCGCAAGGCGGATTGGACGAAGTCGC
Coding sequences within it:
- a CDS encoding ATP-binding protein, producing MDRPHSYTLYCPPLETSPRIARDFVQSALRRLRLEDVAPVAALCTSEVATNAYLHAPGLGSLLWLAVEVGEVRITVYDGNRDEPVLRPTCVERESGRGLRLVDGLADAWGTSPGAPLGVGGREGKGVWFTLATPSCLS